GTCACTCCACGGGATCACCCGCTCGAGCAGGACGTTGCGAACACCGAGACCGGCCGGTCCGATCCGCAGGCGCGGCGTGGCCAGCAGCAGGATCGCGGCGGCCAGGATCACCCCGAGCACGCCCATCGCCACCTGATCGGCGGTCTGCAGAATCGCCCCGGTGTAGCGGATCTTCAGCAGGAGACCGACGACGATGCCGGAGGTCGCGACCACGAACGCGGCGGCGTACGCGACATACGGCGTCAGGCGAGGCCGCAGCACGACATCCCAGCGGCTGGTGGTCTCGGTCATGCCCCGCGGAGGTGACGCAGCGTCTCAGAATCGCCGGTGTGCGGACTGCGCGCGCCGGGACCGCGAGTGCCGAGGGCGCCGACGGCAACGCGGGCGGCGCGCGACATAGGCAGGGCCGGCACGCAGCACCCCGTGGCCCGCGGAGGTGACGCAGCGTCAACGCGGTCGACAACGCGGCGGCAGCCGCCTGGGCGCCCTTGTCCTCGGCGGAATCCGGCAGACCGGCGCGGTCGAGCGCCTGCTCCTCGGTGTTGGTGGTCAGCACCCCGTTGGCCACCGGCGTCGACTCGTCCAGTGACACCCGGGTCAGGCCCTGGGT
This is a stretch of genomic DNA from Mycobacterium sp. ELW1. It encodes these proteins:
- a CDS encoding PH domain-containing protein, which produces MTETTSRWDVVLRPRLTPYVAYAAAFVVATSGIVVGLLLKIRYTGAILQTADQVAMGVLGVILAAAILLLATPRLRIGPAGLGVRNVLLERVIPWSDVVGVSFPQGSRWARVDLEDYEYTAVLAIQAIDGERAVHAMDTLRAQLAKYRPDLTGS